From Gammaproteobacteria bacterium, the proteins below share one genomic window:
- a CDS encoding efflux RND transporter permease subunit yields the protein MVTHDHNEQTFLKRLIAWCAHNWLLTILVVAAATLWGYQSLANAPLDAIPDLSDVQVIVYTDWEGRSPDLVEDQITYPLTTTFLAAPGVQFVRGQSFLGFSFVYVIFDDGTDIYWARSRVLEYLNSAQGELPEGVTPTLGPDATGVGWVYQYALQDKTGGHSLAELRSIQDFNLKFALESVEGVAEVASVGGFEKEYQVNVDPNKLASFDIPLDKVIMAVHASNNEVGGRTLEVAEHEQFIRGRGYIDSTADLEKAVLEVDRDGIPVTLDQVATVSLGPAMSRGQSDLNGEGVTVGGIVVMRYGENALDVIGAVKQRLKEVEANLPEGVEVVPVYDRSSLIKRAIDTLERTLTEEMIIVSLVIIVFLLHVRSSLVAIVTLPIAVLLAFVPMYYQGLTANIMSLGGIAVAIGAMVDAAIAIVENVHRRLSLWQAGDVGPEEKARSRTEVIIDAMQEVGPSIFFALLIITVSFVPVFALEGQEGRLFKPLAFTKTYSMFFAALLSVTLIPALAVLVIRGKIRGDRSWLNRILIAAYLPVVRFAIRLRWVVVGLAAVALVSIWPAYQSLGNEFMPPLNEGSILYMPTSVPGMSISEATQTLQTMDQMLMKIPEVERVFGKAGRSTSPTDPAPLEMIETNIMLKPESEWRAGMTWDQLIAEMDAKLRFPGVPNIWWMPIQTRTQMLATGIRSTLGIKVYGTELAAIEDTAVEIERALLKDPRTAPYTRSAFAERTTGGYFLDFDINRARSARFGLNVVDVQDVIVAAMGGKVVSQTVEGRERYNILVRYAREFREDVQALERVLISTANGAQIPISQVADIKFRTGPPMIRSEDAQLQGIVSVDVNDDIGVPDYVALAKQVVADKVDIPTGYRLSWAGQFEYFERAKQRLKILVPLTVFMIFFMLYFHRKSLVETLIVMLALPFSLVGSTWLLALLEYKLSVAVAVGMIAVSGLAVELGLLMMLYLDIAWRRHRAEGRLNTRADLAEAIMEGAAQRLRPKLMTGMALFMGLVPIMYTTSTGADVMKRVAAPMLGGVASALILVLLVFPAIFAFWRGRGLPDGASRPDESRVQ from the coding sequence ATGGTAACGCACGATCACAACGAGCAGACGTTCCTTAAGCGACTGATCGCCTGGTGCGCGCACAACTGGCTGTTGACCATTCTGGTGGTGGCAGCTGCCACCCTGTGGGGCTATCAATCGCTCGCCAACGCACCGCTCGATGCCATCCCCGATCTCTCTGACGTGCAAGTAATCGTCTACACCGACTGGGAGGGACGCAGCCCCGACCTCGTGGAAGACCAGATTACCTATCCTTTGACCACCACGTTTCTGGCGGCGCCGGGTGTGCAGTTCGTGCGCGGCCAGAGCTTCTTGGGGTTCTCCTTCGTTTACGTCATCTTCGATGACGGTACGGACATCTACTGGGCGCGCTCCCGCGTGCTGGAATATCTCAATTCCGCCCAAGGAGAGCTACCCGAAGGCGTGACCCCAACGCTCGGCCCCGATGCAACCGGCGTGGGATGGGTGTATCAGTACGCGCTGCAAGACAAGACCGGCGGCCACAGCCTGGCGGAGTTGCGCAGCATTCAGGACTTCAATCTTAAGTTTGCGCTCGAATCGGTCGAAGGCGTGGCCGAAGTGGCCTCGGTAGGCGGCTTTGAGAAGGAATATCAGGTCAACGTCGATCCCAATAAGCTGGCCTCGTTCGATATCCCGCTGGACAAGGTCATCATGGCAGTGCACGCGTCGAACAACGAGGTAGGCGGTCGGACACTTGAGGTAGCGGAGCACGAGCAGTTCATCCGCGGCCGCGGCTATATCGATTCGACCGCGGATCTCGAGAAGGCGGTGCTAGAGGTGGATAGAGACGGGATTCCCGTCACGCTGGATCAGGTCGCCACCGTGAGTCTAGGCCCCGCCATGTCTCGCGGCCAGTCGGATCTTAACGGCGAGGGCGTGACCGTGGGCGGTATCGTGGTGATGCGCTACGGCGAGAATGCCCTGGACGTTATCGGGGCCGTAAAGCAGCGCCTGAAGGAGGTCGAGGCGAATTTACCCGAGGGCGTCGAAGTCGTTCCAGTCTACGATCGATCAAGCCTCATCAAGCGCGCGATCGATACCCTGGAGCGCACGTTGACCGAGGAGATGATCATCGTGTCACTGGTGATCATCGTCTTTCTTCTCCACGTGCGCTCATCGTTGGTCGCGATCGTGACGCTGCCGATCGCCGTGCTCCTGGCGTTTGTTCCAATGTACTACCAGGGGCTCACCGCGAACATCATGTCGCTGGGCGGCATCGCGGTCGCCATCGGGGCGATGGTGGACGCGGCGATCGCCATCGTCGAGAACGTGCATCGCCGGTTAAGTCTGTGGCAAGCAGGAGACGTTGGCCCGGAAGAAAAGGCCCGCTCGCGTACTGAGGTCATCATCGACGCCATGCAGGAGGTCGGACCCAGCATCTTCTTTGCACTGTTGATCATCACGGTCTCGTTCGTGCCCGTGTTTGCGCTGGAAGGCCAGGAAGGCCGTCTGTTCAAGCCGCTCGCCTTCACCAAGACCTATTCGATGTTCTTTGCAGCACTGCTGTCGGTGACGCTAATCCCGGCCTTGGCGGTGCTGGTGATCCGAGGCAAGATCCGTGGCGATCGTAGTTGGCTGAACCGGATCCTGATTGCGGCTTACCTGCCTGTGGTGCGGTTCGCGATTCGGCTACGGTGGGTCGTGGTCGGTCTGGCGGCCGTCGCCTTGGTATCCATCTGGCCCGCCTATCAGTCGCTGGGCAATGAATTTATGCCGCCCCTGAACGAGGGCAGCATCCTTTACATGCCCACCTCGGTACCGGGTATGTCCATCTCGGAGGCGACCCAAACGTTGCAGACCATGGACCAGATGTTGATGAAGATTCCCGAAGTGGAGCGGGTGTTCGGCAAGGCCGGCCGCTCGACCTCGCCGACCGATCCGGCGCCGCTTGAGATGATCGAGACCAACATCATGCTCAAGCCTGAGAGCGAGTGGCGTGCGGGCATGACCTGGGACCAGCTGATCGCGGAGATGGATGCAAAGCTGCGCTTTCCAGGCGTGCCCAACATCTGGTGGATGCCAATCCAGACGCGCACACAGATGCTGGCAACCGGCATCCGCTCGACCTTGGGGATCAAAGTGTACGGCACCGAGCTCGCGGCCATCGAGGACACCGCGGTAGAGATCGAGCGAGCACTGCTCAAGGATCCGCGCACGGCGCCCTATACGCGCAGCGCCTTCGCCGAGCGTACCACCGGTGGATACTTTCTGGACTTCGATATCAATCGTGCGAGGTCAGCGCGCTTTGGCCTTAATGTGGTAGACGTGCAGGACGTGATCGTCGCGGCCATGGGCGGCAAGGTCGTATCCCAGACGGTGGAGGGGCGCGAGCGCTACAATATCCTGGTGCGTTACGCGCGCGAGTTCCGCGAGGACGTCCAGGCGTTGGAACGGGTACTGATCTCAACCGCGAATGGCGCGCAGATCCCGATCTCGCAGGTCGCGGACATCAAATTTCGCACCGGCCCGCCCATGATCCGCAGCGAGGACGCTCAGCTTCAAGGCATCGTGAGCGTGGACGTCAACGATGACATCGGCGTGCCGGACTACGTTGCGCTGGCAAAGCAAGTGGTGGCGGACAAGGTGGATATTCCAACTGGTTATCGCCTCTCCTGGGCCGGGCAGTTCGAGTATTTCGAACGCGCCAAGCAGCGGCTCAAAATCCTCGTGCCGCTGACCGTGTTCATGATCTTCTTCATGTTGTATTTTCATCGGAAATCGCTGGTCGAGACGCTGATCGTCATGCTCGCCTTGCCATTTTCGCTGGTGGGCAGCACATGGCTGCTCGCCTTATTAGAGTACAAGCTAAGCGTGGCCGTCGCGGTGGGCATGATCGCCGTGTCGGGACTCGCGGTAGAGCTGGGTCTGCTGATGATGCTGTACCTGGACATCGCCTGGCGCCGTCATCGAGCCGAAGGCCGGCTCAATACCCGCGCCGATCTGGCGGAAGCGATCATGGAGGGAGCCGCGCAGCGGCTGCGGCCGAAGCTGATGACCGGTATGGCCTTGTTCATGGGTCTGGTTCCCATCATGTACACCACCAGCACCGGCGCCGATGTGATGAAGCGCGTGGCCGCGCCCATGCTGGGCGGTGTGGCCTCGGCGCTCATTCTGGTACTGCTGGTGTTTCCAGCCATCTTCGCCTTCTGGCGTGGGCGTGGACTGCCTGACGGTGCGTCGCGGCCCGACGAATCCAGAGTTCAGTGA
- a CDS encoding efflux RND transporter periplasmic adaptor subunit, with the protein MSKRSSMWFVGLVALALGVGIGSQLNGLFDSGSDDSGMRSGSGMTSQAMDDAPVYQSGPYKVSVAVNPEAPQVGDNKLMIKVMDAQGNPVEDANIQAFGEMSAMGAMPAMRAPASVEQVAPGEYAGPMNIEMSGEWPLSISIEKPGKGATALSFEMATGRPGLQLASGGVKVMSAGEMSQDAAGASGAKPTYRAGPFKFDVTIAPETPRVGENRLIIDLRDSQGKPVSGAQIKAVAEMPAMGAMPPMQAPADFNETEPGRYLGAFALSMSGEWPLSVQIRKGGMGSQRISFDMATGRQGLQVVAGAGAAGQGGMQSMQEVPANAIRVDSRRRQLIGVETSKVAYRDLTRTIRAVGQVVYDETKLSEVTLRFNGWIGELKADYVGKDVRKGDVLFTVYGPELLAAQQQYLEVLRGRFGQGSRLVEAARKRLLLWDMAPSQIEELEQRGEPLDYVPITAPRGGTVVEKHVVIGSAMMAGTTLMRIADLSQVWVEAEVYEAELPLVKVGMPAVVTLPYAPGKTYEAKVDYVYPYLQGMTRTGRVRLTLNNPDGVLKPDMYAEVKLKADLGRSLVVPEEAVLFAGDSRVVFVDIGGGNLKPQKIKAGQQAGDYIEVLEGLRAGDEVVTSGNFLIASEARLKTGIAQW; encoded by the coding sequence ATGAGTAAACGATCATCGATGTGGTTTGTAGGCCTGGTCGCCTTGGCGCTGGGTGTGGGGATCGGTTCTCAACTGAACGGCTTATTTGACAGCGGTTCAGATGACTCCGGAATGCGGTCTGGCTCCGGAATGACTTCACAAGCGATGGATGATGCGCCGGTGTACCAGTCCGGACCATACAAGGTCAGCGTGGCGGTAAACCCTGAAGCGCCCCAGGTCGGTGACAACAAGCTGATGATCAAGGTCATGGACGCACAGGGCAATCCTGTAGAGGACGCAAACATTCAGGCATTCGGCGAAATGTCGGCGATGGGTGCCATGCCGGCAATGCGTGCGCCTGCCAGTGTGGAGCAGGTCGCGCCCGGTGAATATGCGGGCCCGATGAACATCGAGATGAGCGGCGAGTGGCCTCTGTCGATCAGCATCGAGAAACCCGGCAAAGGCGCGACTGCCTTGAGCTTTGAGATGGCTACGGGCCGTCCCGGTCTGCAGCTCGCCTCCGGCGGGGTCAAGGTCATGTCGGCCGGTGAGATGTCACAGGATGCCGCGGGCGCTAGTGGCGCCAAGCCGACCTATCGCGCCGGCCCGTTCAAGTTTGATGTGACGATAGCGCCAGAGACACCCAGGGTAGGCGAGAACCGCCTGATCATCGATCTGCGCGACAGCCAAGGTAAACCGGTATCCGGCGCACAGATCAAGGCCGTGGCCGAGATGCCGGCCATGGGTGCGATGCCGCCTATGCAGGCGCCCGCCGACTTCAATGAAACCGAACCCGGTCGATACCTCGGCGCCTTCGCGCTATCCATGAGTGGCGAATGGCCATTGTCCGTCCAGATTCGAAAAGGAGGGATGGGTAGCCAGAGGATCAGCTTTGACATGGCCACGGGACGCCAGGGATTGCAGGTCGTCGCGGGCGCAGGGGCCGCAGGTCAGGGTGGGATGCAGTCGATGCAGGAGGTTCCGGCGAACGCAATCAGGGTGGACAGCCGCCGTCGTCAGCTCATCGGCGTAGAGACCAGTAAAGTCGCTTATCGGGATCTTACGCGCACCATTCGCGCCGTGGGGCAAGTCGTTTATGACGAGACCAAGCTTTCTGAGGTGACCTTGCGCTTCAATGGCTGGATTGGGGAGCTCAAGGCTGACTATGTGGGCAAGGACGTCAGAAAAGGCGACGTGCTATTTACCGTTTATGGTCCGGAGTTGCTGGCCGCCCAACAACAATACCTCGAAGTCTTGAGAGGCCGATTCGGCCAGGGCAGCAGACTGGTCGAAGCGGCCCGCAAGCGGCTGCTGTTGTGGGACATGGCGCCGAGCCAGATCGAAGAATTGGAGCAGCGGGGCGAGCCGCTGGATTACGTGCCGATCACGGCGCCGCGCGGCGGCACCGTTGTGGAAAAGCACGTGGTGATCGGCTCGGCCATGATGGCCGGCACAACCCTGATGCGCATTGCCGACCTGTCACAGGTGTGGGTCGAGGCGGAGGTTTACGAGGCCGAGCTGCCGCTGGTTAAGGTTGGCATGCCCGCCGTGGTGACTCTTCCCTACGCGCCGGGCAAGACCTACGAGGCCAAGGTCGATTATGTCTACCCCTACCTTCAAGGCATGACTCGCACCGGCCGCGTCCGGCTCACGTTAAATAACCCGGACGGCGTCCTCAAGCCCGACATGTATGCCGAGGTGAAACTCAAGGCCGATCTCGGGCGCAGTCTCGTGGTGCCAGAGGAGGCGGTTCTGTTCGCGGGTGACAGTCGAGTGGTGTTCGTAGACATCGGCGGAGGCAATCTCAAGCCGCAAAAGATCAAGGCCGGCCAGCAAGCCGGGGACTATATCGAGGTCCTGGAGGGGCTGCGGGCAGGAGACGAAGTCGTTACCTCCGGGAACTTCCTGATCGCCTCCGAGGCGCGCCTGAAGACAGGGATCGCACAATGGTAA
- a CDS encoding TolC family protein: MHPQRVVAACLLTVFSLPIVAADSLSGTKLLRSQQLVKAVLARNPSLPALRAAAQAAVSRIEPTGALEDPTVAFALAPQTITGERLSQSIRLSQAIPWPGTLTLRADAARDEAVAASQDLADLRLEIIAATKAGFAEWYYVHQALAINEANRDLLIELRNVAETQYAAGRATQQDVIQAELEHARLLHEALALERQQRSIQAQLNALLNRAPSEYLAPPAELAPPAAPPDLQVLQQTAIENHPEIKGLQAQLDASRARVDLAGKDFYPDFEIMADYDSFWDEDDQRFTVGVGVNVPWNRSKYRALKDAAQADAMQAQWELADRRAQLLAALARARAEVTETVDVIELHHDLLVPLAQDNLNAAEADYRAGGGDFLDVITAENRKLMVELEFARALADYVRRLAELKRWTAGKWPSGLPSDSESNANE, translated from the coding sequence ATGCACCCGCAACGCGTCGTAGCTGCCTGCCTGTTGACAGTTTTTTCCCTACCCATAGTGGCTGCCGATTCGCTTTCGGGCACGAAACTGCTCAGGTCGCAACAACTGGTAAAGGCTGTGCTGGCGCGCAATCCCAGCCTTCCTGCGTTGCGCGCCGCCGCGCAGGCGGCGGTATCGCGCATCGAGCCTACCGGAGCTCTGGAAGATCCCACGGTCGCCTTCGCTCTAGCGCCTCAAACCATAACCGGGGAACGCCTGAGCCAGAGCATCAGGCTCAGTCAGGCGATTCCCTGGCCGGGCACGCTTACGCTGCGCGCGGATGCCGCACGCGATGAGGCCGTGGCAGCCAGTCAGGACTTGGCGGATCTGCGGCTTGAGATCATCGCCGCGACGAAGGCAGGTTTCGCCGAGTGGTACTACGTGCATCAGGCGCTCGCCATTAACGAGGCCAATCGGGATTTGTTGATCGAGCTGCGCAACGTGGCCGAGACGCAGTACGCCGCTGGGCGAGCCACGCAGCAGGACGTCATCCAGGCCGAACTGGAGCACGCGCGGCTCTTGCATGAGGCGCTTGCGCTCGAGCGGCAGCAGCGCTCGATACAAGCGCAGCTCAACGCTCTGCTCAACCGCGCGCCCAGCGAGTACCTGGCGCCGCCCGCGGAGTTGGCACCTCCTGCCGCGCCACCCGACTTGCAAGTCCTGCAACAGACCGCCATCGAAAATCACCCCGAGATCAAGGGGCTGCAGGCGCAGCTCGATGCGAGCCGCGCGCGCGTCGATTTGGCGGGTAAGGATTTTTATCCCGATTTTGAGATCATGGCCGACTACGACAGCTTCTGGGATGAAGATGACCAACGTTTCACGGTTGGCGTAGGCGTCAATGTGCCGTGGAACCGCAGCAAGTACCGGGCACTGAAGGATGCGGCCCAGGCCGACGCCATGCAGGCGCAATGGGAGCTCGCGGATCGCCGGGCGCAACTGCTCGCGGCGCTCGCGCGCGCCCGCGCCGAGGTGACCGAAACAGTAGACGTAATTGAATTGCATCACGACCTGTTAGTCCCGTTGGCACAGGACAATCTGAATGCTGCGGAGGCTGACTACCGGGCCGGTGGCGGTGACTTCCTCGATGTGATTACCGCCGAAAACCGCAAGCTCATGGTAGAGCTGGAGTTCGCGCGCGCGCTGGCCGATTACGTCCGGAGGCTGGCCGAACTGAAACGCTGGACCGCCGGGAAATGGCCGAGCGGACTACCCAGCGATAGCGAGAGCAACGCAAATGAGTAA